The following are from one region of the bacterium genome:
- a CDS encoding B12-binding domain-containing radical SAM protein, which translates to MKLLLIAPSSGKWRSIGKNRFFNGKTFRFSLLGLLSLAAQTPADVEVRVVDEQVEDIPFDAQADLVGIGCMTALAPRAYEIADAFRARGVPVVLGGMHPTMRPQEALGHADAVVSGEAEAIWPHVVEDARAGRLGGLYRSEQPPCLSGLPALPRHLLDPKRYATIHAVQATRGCPHKCDFCSVSAFHHATQRQRPASDVAAEIATIPDRTFMFVDDNLTANREYAMDLFRALAPLDKRWIAQASLSIANDPELARAAAAAGCFGVFVGLETFSQETLRRSGKAFNRVEGYRESIRFLHSLGIGVEAGIVFGFDGDDPGVFRRTLKHLDDLEIDLIQVSILTPLPGTAQHERLRSRIVDEDWARYDFHSVVFEPSGMSREDLQAGHDWITREFYRPWRIMRRMARYIRRPSGWKTALQALALNWAYYGRVVRWGIQGWDPAKVKAPKLSGKLATAR; encoded by the coding sequence ATGAAACTCCTACTCATCGCCCCATCATCGGGAAAATGGCGCTCCATCGGGAAGAACCGCTTCTTCAACGGCAAGACCTTCCGATTCTCCCTGCTCGGCCTGCTGTCCCTCGCCGCGCAGACTCCCGCGGACGTCGAAGTCCGTGTCGTCGACGAGCAAGTCGAAGACATCCCCTTCGACGCCCAGGCAGATCTCGTCGGCATCGGCTGTATGACCGCCCTGGCGCCCCGCGCCTACGAAATCGCCGACGCATTCCGCGCCCGCGGCGTTCCCGTCGTTCTCGGCGGCATGCACCCGACCATGCGCCCGCAGGAAGCTCTCGGCCACGCCGACGCCGTCGTGTCCGGCGAGGCTGAAGCCATCTGGCCCCACGTCGTCGAGGACGCCCGTGCGGGCCGGCTCGGCGGCCTCTACCGGTCGGAGCAGCCCCCTTGCCTGAGCGGCCTTCCCGCGCTGCCCCGCCATCTGCTGGATCCAAAGCGCTACGCCACGATCCACGCCGTCCAGGCCACCCGCGGCTGTCCCCACAAGTGCGACTTCTGCTCCGTCAGCGCCTTTCACCACGCCACGCAACGCCAGCGTCCCGCGTCCGACGTCGCGGCCGAAATCGCCACGATCCCCGACCGCACGTTCATGTTCGTCGACGACAACCTGACGGCGAATCGCGAGTACGCCATGGACCTCTTCCGCGCCCTCGCGCCTCTCGACAAGCGCTGGATCGCCCAGGCATCCCTCTCCATCGCAAATGATCCCGAACTGGCTCGCGCCGCCGCGGCCGCCGGTTGTTTCGGCGTCTTCGTCGGACTCGAAACGTTCTCCCAGGAAACCCTCCGCCGCTCCGGCAAGGCGTTCAATCGCGTCGAAGGCTATCGCGAATCGATTCGCTTCCTGCACTCGCTCGGAATCGGCGTCGAAGCCGGCATCGTCTTCGGCTTCGATGGCGACGACCCGGGCGTCTTCCGTCGCACGCTCAAGCACCTCGACGATCTCGAAATCGATCTCATCCAGGTCTCGATCCTGACGCCCCTGCCTGGCACCGCGCAGCATGAACGCCTTCGCTCGCGGATCGTCGACGAGGACTGGGCGCGCTACGACTTCCACAGCGTCGTGTTCGAACCATCCGGAATGTCGCGCGAGGACCTGCAGGCGGGGCACGATTGGATCACGCGGGAATTCTATCGCCCGTGGCGCATCATGCGTCGCATGGCGCGCTACATACGCCGCCCGAGCGGCTGGAAGACCGCCCTGCAGGCGCTGGCGCTGAACTGGGCCTACTACGGGCGCGTCGTGCGCTGGGGAATCCAAGGGTGGGACCCCGCGAAGGTGAAAGCACCGAAGCTCTCGGGGAAACTGGCAACGGCACGATAG
- a CDS encoding ACT domain-containing protein: MSFPSTSNPIVTFRIGVQDRPGVMAAVANVFSGRGVSMESILTLRGWSETDEPQVIVTVRANERRRRLLHRVLERLEVVNNVMQMQAEDAAHFEMAWVRVRTGTVVCNGVRSMAVEKTSEDHDQFLLLGDRGEVEKELQRLDKEGVLLGANISRISQ; the protein is encoded by the coding sequence ATGAGTTTTCCCTCGACTTCCAATCCCATTGTGACCTTTCGAATTGGGGTGCAGGACAGGCCCGGCGTGATGGCCGCGGTAGCGAACGTTTTTTCCGGCCGCGGAGTGTCGATGGAATCCATCCTGACACTGCGCGGATGGTCCGAAACGGACGAGCCGCAAGTGATTGTGACTGTGCGGGCAAATGAGCGCAGGCGCCGTCTTCTGCATCGCGTGCTGGAGCGTCTGGAAGTCGTCAACAACGTGATGCAGATGCAGGCCGAAGATGCGGCGCACTTCGAGATGGCGTGGGTGCGCGTGCGGACCGGGACCGTGGTTTGCAACGGCGTTCGCAGTATGGCGGTGGAGAAGACCTCCGAGGATCACGATCAGTTTCTTCTGCTGGGCGATCGTGGGGAGGTTGAGAAGGAACTGCAGAGGTTGGACAAGGAAGGTGTTTTGCTCGGCGCGAATATTTCGCGCATCAGTCAGTGA
- the tsaB gene encoding tRNA (adenosine(37)-N6)-threonylcarbamoyltransferase complex dimerization subunit type 1 TsaB, with amino-acid sequence MLVLGIETATPSGGIALLEDDTLLAQQTIRSSRAHSRLIVPTLRQMLKELRRSIDDIDIVAVGAGPGSFTGVRVGMSIAKGLCEGGRPQLVAVSSLEALALRAWDGGPGCVVPLLSARQGEVYGGIFRLNDNCELQCDGQEFCTSPQKALSSVSGPVLVAGEAAFEFAEVWRSAPNVDLRFARADRSLCSPDTVALIGMKRALAGEFSDVSGAGPVYLRLPSTSTPKKRRP; translated from the coding sequence ATGCTCGTTCTGGGAATTGAAACAGCCACACCAAGCGGCGGGATCGCGTTGCTCGAGGACGATACCCTTCTCGCGCAGCAGACGATTCGTTCGTCGCGCGCGCACAGCCGACTGATCGTTCCGACATTGCGCCAGATGCTGAAGGAATTGCGGCGTTCCATCGACGATATTGACATCGTGGCGGTGGGGGCCGGGCCGGGCTCGTTCACGGGCGTGCGTGTCGGGATGAGTATCGCAAAGGGCCTGTGCGAGGGCGGGCGGCCGCAGTTAGTGGCCGTTTCATCGCTGGAAGCACTCGCATTGCGGGCCTGGGATGGGGGGCCGGGGTGCGTTGTGCCGCTGCTGAGCGCGCGGCAAGGGGAGGTGTACGGCGGCATTTTCCGATTGAACGACAATTGCGAACTGCAATGCGATGGACAAGAGTTTTGCACTTCTCCTCAGAAAGCGCTTTCTAGTGTTTCTGGGCCTGTTTTGGTGGCTGGAGAGGCGGCTTTCGAGTTCGCTGAGGTGTGGCGTTCGGCCCCCAATGTGGATCTTCGATTCGCGCGTGCCGACCGGTCGCTGTGTAGTCCTGATACTGTTGCACTTATCGGGATGAAGAGGGCTCTTGCGGGGGAGTTTTCGGATGTGTCCGGAGCGGGACCGGTCTATTTAAGGTTGCCCTCCACGTCCACGCCCAAGAAGAGAAGGCCTTAG
- a CDS encoding ATP-grasp domain-containing protein gives MLPPMLFLTPRETEDTVAVGAAAREAGWRVAALESYRVPAESAGEANVAVYGGSLFAEAIAQQLNLALLEPESDWLARAPREVVKRTIRSVTAAEARRELSGRWFMKHADGKAFDADVMDVPSELPGQDALAASVPLLASEPVHWLHEFRFFVLEGEVLTGSVYLLDGRSHAGGAVDSSLFDQARGFVREAVQLAGDDVPPAFVMDVGLIPDRGWAVVELNPAFASGIYGCDPAAVLGVLQRCCHPVESLSPRDARWVIARKPSD, from the coding sequence ATGTTGCCTCCCATGTTATTTCTGACTCCTCGCGAAACGGAGGACACGGTGGCTGTGGGGGCGGCGGCGCGTGAGGCTGGGTGGCGGGTTGCCGCGCTGGAGAGCTATCGCGTTCCCGCTGAGTCTGCCGGCGAGGCGAACGTCGCGGTGTACGGCGGCAGTCTCTTCGCCGAAGCGATTGCGCAGCAGTTGAACCTGGCGCTTCTGGAGCCGGAGTCGGATTGGCTGGCGAGGGCTCCGCGTGAGGTCGTGAAGCGAACGATTCGTTCCGTCACGGCCGCGGAAGCGCGCCGCGAATTGTCTGGCCGTTGGTTCATGAAGCACGCGGACGGTAAGGCGTTCGATGCCGATGTAATGGATGTTCCGTCGGAACTGCCGGGGCAAGATGCGCTGGCGGCGAGTGTGCCTTTGCTCGCTTCCGAACCCGTGCACTGGTTGCACGAGTTTCGGTTTTTCGTTCTGGAGGGCGAGGTTCTGACGGGGAGTGTGTACCTGCTAGATGGAAGGTCGCATGCAGGTGGTGCTGTGGACTCGTCGCTGTTCGACCAGGCGCGCGGTTTCGTCAGGGAAGCGGTGCAACTGGCAGGGGACGATGTCCCGCCGGCGTTTGTGATGGATGTTGGTTTGATTCCTGACCGCGGCTGGGCGGTTGTGGAGTTGAATCCAGCGTTCGCGTCCGGGATCTATGGCTGTGATCCGGCTGCGGTTCTTGGCGTCCTGCAACGTTGTTGTCATCCGGTGGAGAGTCTTTCGCCCCGCGACGCGCGTTGGGTGATTGCGCGAAAGCCGAGCGATTGA
- the folK gene encoding 2-amino-4-hydroxy-6-hydroxymethyldihydropteridine diphosphokinase — MLTPMAIALGSNLGDRREMMDRAVEALDCVPGLELQAISSLYESAPWGDTDQDAFLNAAVVGECSLKPEELLRATQRIEQQLGKRVLRKWGPRAIDLDLLLFGDRVADTESLTLPHPHIRGRPFVFRPLAEVAGGRWAEFTQPDEAGRELMGDTKALEPQGVWPSRPVAQEWEMESPTEATTGGLGERFGAAARAGDLFALCGPLGAGKSCLVRGIARGLGLIGPVPSPTYTLCREYPEARIPFQHWDFYRLGDDDDLESTGFTDKSDEPAVIAIEWADLFREQLPADRCVDVRIERQTADDTRRLRFRFPPGALRLRVAAASPSASESLHARSGN; from the coding sequence ATGTTGACTCCCATGGCCATTGCTCTCGGTTCAAATCTCGGCGACCGCCGCGAGATGATGGATCGCGCCGTGGAGGCGCTCGATTGCGTTCCGGGGCTGGAATTGCAGGCGATTTCTTCGCTTTACGAAAGCGCGCCGTGGGGCGACACCGATCAGGATGCGTTTCTGAATGCGGCGGTTGTGGGGGAGTGCTCGCTGAAGCCGGAGGAGTTGCTCCGCGCAACGCAACGCATCGAGCAACAGTTAGGAAAGCGCGTGCTCCGCAAGTGGGGTCCGCGTGCAATCGACCTGGACCTCTTGCTGTTCGGCGACCGCGTAGCGGACACCGAGAGCCTGACGCTTCCACATCCACACATTCGGGGTCGACCGTTTGTCTTTCGGCCGCTTGCGGAAGTCGCGGGCGGTCGTTGGGCAGAGTTCACGCAGCCTGACGAGGCCGGGCGAGAGTTGATGGGCGACACGAAAGCCCTTGAGCCCCAGGGTGTTTGGCCATCCCGGCCGGTTGCGCAGGAATGGGAGATGGAGTCTCCGACGGAGGCGACGACGGGTGGGCTGGGCGAGCGGTTCGGTGCGGCGGCGCGAGCGGGCGATCTGTTTGCGCTGTGCGGGCCGCTGGGTGCGGGGAAGTCGTGCCTTGTGCGTGGGATTGCGAGGGGGCTTGGGTTGATTGGTCCGGTGCCGAGCCCCACGTATACGCTTTGTCGCGAGTACCCCGAAGCGCGGATTCCATTTCAGCACTGGGATTTCTATCGTCTGGGCGATGACGACGATCTGGAGTCGACCGGATTTACGGACAAGTCAGACGAGCCCGCCGTGATTGCGATCGAGTGGGCGGACTTGTTCCGCGAGCAACTGCCGGCGGATCGATGCGTGGATGTTCGCATCGAGCGACAGACGGCGGACGACACGCGTCGGCTGAGATTCCGATTCCCCCCGGGGGCGTTGCGGCTCAGGGTGGCGGCAGCTTCGCCGAGCGCCTCGGAGTCTTTGCATGCTCGTTCTGGGAATTGA
- a CDS encoding lactate dehydrogenase encodes MDISIVGATGDVGRQVATTIVHERLLEKSDRLQLVGREQSAPRLFGLADDLREAYDETAPQIDIAFYPEDIVADIVVMVAGVTVEPGQKKPMTRDDVAIANAPLLRSTARAIAKHGHGSELAVIITNPVELGVEIFSEEWGDRHRVVGMGSFIDSLRFRAELAADLFVRRHQVSGFCIGEHGSAILPLWSSIRVAGMEPEELDERLNRIRRGQPLKQFPERLAKNLKVCLGMIGRQEYGPVYEFVESLSPEYRCVLRPYLTQMSGAKTVAATARSAYEFLQTIVEGREQVLAGQMMLDGEFYGLRGPCGVPLIMGHGIRQVVQIPLWEEEVALLRRANREINAKTARWKEAADGVPVSKSS; translated from the coding sequence GTGGATATCAGTATTGTCGGGGCAACGGGGGATGTCGGGCGCCAGGTGGCGACGACGATCGTGCATGAACGGCTGCTGGAGAAGTCGGATCGGCTGCAGCTGGTGGGGCGCGAGCAGTCGGCGCCCCGGCTGTTCGGCCTGGCGGACGACTTGCGCGAGGCTTACGACGAAACGGCTCCGCAGATCGATATTGCTTTCTATCCCGAGGACATCGTCGCGGACATCGTCGTGATGGTGGCCGGCGTGACGGTGGAGCCGGGGCAGAAGAAGCCGATGACGCGCGACGATGTGGCGATCGCGAATGCGCCGTTGCTGCGGAGTACCGCGCGCGCGATTGCGAAACACGGGCATGGCAGCGAGCTGGCGGTGATCATCACGAACCCGGTGGAGCTGGGCGTAGAGATCTTCAGCGAGGAATGGGGCGATCGCCATCGCGTGGTTGGGATGGGGTCATTCATCGATTCGTTGCGTTTCCGTGCGGAACTGGCGGCGGATCTGTTCGTGCGGCGGCACCAGGTCAGCGGCTTCTGCATTGGCGAGCACGGTTCGGCGATTCTGCCCCTGTGGAGCAGCATTCGTGTGGCGGGTATGGAGCCGGAGGAATTGGACGAGCGCCTGAACCGCATTCGACGTGGCCAGCCGCTGAAGCAGTTTCCCGAACGCCTGGCGAAGAATCTGAAGGTGTGCCTGGGGATGATCGGGCGCCAGGAGTACGGGCCCGTCTACGAGTTTGTCGAGTCGCTGTCGCCGGAGTATCGGTGCGTGCTGCGGCCGTATCTAACGCAGATGAGCGGCGCGAAGACGGTGGCGGCGACGGCGCGTTCGGCCTACGAGTTTCTCCAGACGATCGTGGAGGGGCGCGAGCAGGTGCTGGCGGGGCAGATGATGCTGGACGGCGAGTTCTACGGGCTGCGCGGGCCCTGCGGCGTTCCGCTGATTATGGGCCACGGCATTCGTCAGGTGGTCCAGATTCCGCTTTGGGAAGAGGAGGTGGCGCTGCTGCGCCGGGCCAACCGGGAGATCAACGCGAAGACAGCCAGGTGGAAAGAGGCTGCCGACGGCGTGCCGGTCTCCAAGTCCTCGTAA
- a CDS encoding MarR family transcriptional regulator produces the protein MSLQRELGFPNQLASVSHEAVLAIMYTAQLFSKEAYALLRPFGMTDSQFNVLTMLMYQSPPEGLTQTDLSHMMLVNRSNVTGLLDRMEESGWVVREEDAEDRRIKRVRLTKKGKEAALPAEEAYMKRVEEVMSALSDDETLCLLDLLEGLWRPIRNSEADS, from the coding sequence GTGAGCCTGCAACGAGAACTCGGATTCCCAAACCAACTGGCCAGCGTCTCCCACGAGGCGGTCCTGGCCATCATGTACACCGCCCAACTCTTCAGCAAGGAGGCCTACGCCCTCCTGCGGCCGTTCGGGATGACCGATTCCCAGTTCAATGTCCTCACCATGCTCATGTACCAGTCGCCCCCCGAAGGACTGACGCAAACAGACTTGAGCCACATGATGCTGGTCAATCGATCCAACGTCACCGGCCTGCTGGACCGCATGGAGGAGTCCGGCTGGGTCGTTCGCGAGGAAGACGCCGAAGATCGCCGAATCAAGCGCGTCCGCCTGACCAAGAAGGGCAAAGAAGCCGCCCTCCCGGCAGAAGAAGCCTACATGAAACGCGTCGAGGAAGTCATGAGCGCCCTCAGTGATGACGAGACCCTCTGCCTCCTCGATCTCCTGGAAGGCCTCTGGCGGCCGATCCGGAATTCGGAGGCCGACTCATGA
- a CDS encoding dUTP diphosphatase produces MRGDALLLPATAWRIRKEHLELQGHALLNAPLFAMWVEKAELLNSSQPFDILPF; encoded by the coding sequence GTGCGCGGCGATGCCTTGTTGCTGCCGGCGACGGCCTGGAGGATTCGCAAGGAGCACCTCGAGTTGCAGGGTCATGCCCTCCTGAATGCGCCGCTATTTGCCATGTGGGTGGAGAAAGCGGAGTTGCTGAATTCGAGCCAGCCGTTTGATATCCTGCCGTTTTAG